One Plasmodium vivax chromosome 13, whole genome shotgun sequence genomic region harbors:
- a CDS encoding 40S ribosomal protein S8e, putative (encoded by transcript PVX_086020A), which produces MGISRDGRHKLRLTGGKKKIHKKKRKYELGRPPSNTKLGSKQVHVVRGRGRNYKYRAIKLDSGSFSWPAFGVSKITRIIDVVYNASNNELVRTKTLVKNCIVLIDSHPFTTWYENTFGVTLGKKKKGKTDEENKEENKAEGEENEENNEEKDEKAKSSYSVIKKIGKSKQIDPALLEQFKQGRVLACISSRPGQCGKADGYIIEGDELLFYKRKMDKKKRN; this is translated from the exons ATGGGTATCAGCAGAGACGGCCGACACAAACTCCGCCTCAccggtggaaaaaaaaaaatccacaagaagaagagaaagtATGAATTAGGAAGGCCCCCATCGAACACCAAGTTGGGCAGTAAACAAGTGCACGTTGTtaggggaagaggaagaaactACAAGTACCGTGCAATCAAGCTCGATTCAGGCAGCTTTTCCTGGCCCGCATTTGGAGTTTCAAAAATTACCAGAATTATTGACGTTGTTTATAATGCCTCCAACAATGAGCTTGTCAGAACAAAGACGTTGGTAAAAAACTGCATCGTTTTGATTGATTCCCATCCGTTTACGACATG GTACGAAAACACATTTGGTGTAACCCttggaaagaagaaaaaaggaaagactGATGAAGAGAACAAAGAGGAGAACAAAgctgaaggggaagaaaacgaagaaaataatgaagagaAAGATGAGAAAGCAAAGTCGTCATACTCGGTAATTAAAAAGATAGGAAAGTCTAAGCAGATCGACCCAGCTTTATTAGAACAGTTCAAACAGGGAAGAGTGTTAGCTTGCATCAGCAGCAGGCCAGGACAGTGCGGCAAAGCTGATGGATACATCATTGAGGGTGATGAGTTGCTATTTTACAAACGTAAAATGGacaagaaaaagaggaattaA
- a CDS encoding DNA repair helicase, putative (encoded by transcript PVX_086025A): MEGKIHKKYKVVKNEDVNHRYTINDVEVYFPYELYDCQYNYMLSVLNALKRKENAILESPTGTGKTLCLLCASISYLVDVLEKKGAFSENINITENKKNISFDFKENENSKGSPAKVAPPSDFPKIIYASRTHSQLKQVIKELKNVYFIKNNEKYKLLTTILGSRDQLCVHNINYNYKGTMLNNMCKRTRKNGECMYHNGLKYLYKLKHLFTTPMDVETLSEIGKGNSVGQNIHFCPFYATREIQNECHVILLPYNYLFEESTRKILKLNLENSIIIIDEGHNIENVAEEAVSFKIRDSELNLFLEGIKATLTVLDKVNDVDKETKDKINVDELFILNRSITALIAWLDNERLEKNEKNKIKEKHKTYEGKQIFDIFEKNNINITKDNFENFHTLLSSMVELLNRYINDFKITQMDVKNINRYISTIDNVRKSFSILFSDIVRNCIEYFQLYINEEKVSYSECGDVNKVYDNMKKFAKNKTKIVYDKYNYTMSKNISLLCFSATASLCGIIKEKVNSVIVTSGTLSPIEPFSKQLSGNYFSFKHILENDHVIKSHQLFVGCMTHYNNQILLSTYENRSNDNYVKALGNCIFDIIICIPYGVLIFFSSYSSMTETVNAWKKFKIFEKINSYKTIFVEPNKASELKDILDQYENIIKKKRKGAILMGVCRGKISEGIDFKDDCCRGVIICGLPYGNVYDSKIIFKKEFLDNFKYENAASDMMGGANGGGAQSNSTTLSNISKGNKWYNEEAMRSINQSIGRVIRHKNDYGSIFFLDSRFSNNQRIKEISKWVRTHFRIYRDIEQIQSDIDKFFELFKGIQQNSMDASASAGENTKGEWNSSGGNGNPNNGAQKIGKNFQDCYIKSSDNKTSRNKHAMAQNKFVFNPIKKMKNQPKILSMIQNITKGKNQEKSILIDDNKDLNIFKSGDEGAAEQTGGAKLSNTKLDNAKSLISSFREILSKDIYDQVFELIKDTKKKSSENKYELMISKILELVVQNFAQERRQSSEGGKAANGSAKQGEGGKEDSLKDANTQSIATQHFNDVMTADQLKIVWRMLVNLINNFFPVQEKEKCFFVLQKRFKERTTDFDELEKYVYNYRLEKIEII; encoded by the coding sequence atggaggggaaaatcCACAAGAAGTACAAAGTGGTGAAGAACGAAGATGTGAACCACCGGTATACTATCAACGACGTAGAGGTGTATTTCCCCTACGAGCTGTACGACTGCCAGTATAATTACATGTTGAGCGTTTTAAATGCactgaagaggaaggaaaatGCGATTTTGGAGTCGCCAACTGGGACGGGAAAGACTCTATGTCTTCTCTGCGCGAGTATTAGCTACCTGGTGGACGTGCTGGAGAAGAAGGGAGCGTTCTcggaaaatataaacatcacggaaaataaaaagaacataTCATTCGATTTTAAGGAGAATGAGAATAGTAAAGGTAGCCCAGCGAAAGTTGCCCCCCCGAGTGACTTCCCCAAAATAATTTACGCATCGAGGACGCATAGCCAGTTGAAGCAAGTTATaaaggagttaaaaaatgtgtattttaTTAAGAACAATGAAAAGTACAAACTGCTGACCACCATTTTGGGTTCCAGAGACCAGCTGTGCGTTCACAATATTAACTACAATTATAAGGGTACCATGTTGAATAATATGTGCAAGAGGACGAGGAAGAATGGAGAGTGCATGTACCACAATGGGTTGAAGTATCTTTACAAGTTAAAGCATTTATTTACTACCCCCATGGATGTGGAAACGCTTAGCGAGATAGGAAAGGGGAACTCGGTAGGGCAGAACATCCATTTCTGCCCCTTCTACGCCACGAGGGAAATTCAAAACGAATGCCATGTGATTTTGCTGCCATATAACTACCTCTTCGAGGAAAGCACGAGGAAAATCCTCAAGCTGAACTTAGAAAATAGCATCATTATAATTGACGAAGGGCACAATATAGAAAACGTTGCTGAAGAAGCGGTGTCCTTCAAAATTAGGGACTCCGAATTGAACCTCTTTTTGGAAGGCATCAAAGCTACACTAACTGTGCTAGACAAAGTGAACGATGTTGATAAGGAAACGAaagacaaaataaatgtagatgaactgttcatactGAATAGGAGCATCACAGCGTTGATCGCCTGGCTAGACAATGAAaggttggaaaaaaatgaaaaaaataaaattaaagaaaaacataaaacatatgaagggaaacaaatttttgacattttcgaaaagaataacataaatataacgAAAGATAATTTTGAGAATTTCCACACGTTGCTATCCTCCATGGTGGAGTTACTAAATAGATATATTAACGATTTTAAGATCACCCAGATGGAcgtgaaaaatattaacaggTACATCTCTACCATCGATAACGTTAGGAAATCGTTCAGCATCCTCTTCAGCGATATAGTGAGAAATTGCATTGAATATTTCCAACTTTACATTAATGAAGAGAAGGTGTCCTACTCCGAATGTGGTGATGTAAATAAGGTGTAcgataatatgaaaaaatttgccaaaaataaaacgaaaattGTGTATGATAAGTATAACTACACGATGAGCAAGAATATATCCCTTTTGTGCTTTTCTGCCACGGCAAGTTTATGTggaattataaaagaaaaagtcaACTCTGTAATTGTAACGTCTGGGACGTTGTCCCCTATTGAACCGTTTTCCAAGCAACTCAGCGGGAATTATTTCTCCTTCAAACATATCCTTGAAAATGATCACGTGATTAAGTCGCATCAGCTGTTCGTAGGCTGCATGACGCATTATAACAATCAAATTTTGCTCTCGACGTATGAAAATAGGAGCAATGATAACTACGTCAAAGCGTTGGGGAATTGCATTTTCGatattattatttgcatCCCCTACGGAGTGTTaatcttcttctcctcctacAGTTCCATGACCGAAACGGTGAAtgcttggaaaaaatttaaaatcttcgaaaaaataaactcctACAAAACGATTTTCGTGGAGCCAAATAAAGCGTCAGAATTGAAGGACATCCTAGATCAGTACGAAAATATTAtcaagaagaagagaaaaggaGCCATCCTTATGGGAGTCTGTAGAGGGAAAATCTCCGAAGGTATAGACTTCAAGGATGACTGCTGTAGGGGAGTCATAATTTGTGGTTTGCCATATGGAAATGTATATGAcagcaaaattattttcaagAAGGAATTTCTCGACAATTTTAAGTACGAAAATGCTGCGAGTGATATGATGGGTGGGGCTAATGGAGGGGGGGCCCAGTCAAACAGTACCACCCTTTCGAACATTTCCAAGGGGAACAAATGGTACAATGAAGAAGCAATGAGGTCGATTAATCAGTCTATAGGAAGAGTCATTCGACACAAAAATGACTATGGGtctattttctttttagaTTCCAGATTTTCCAACAACCAGAGGATTAAGGAAATCTCCAAATGGGTCCGGACCCACTTTCGCATATATAGAGACATCGAACAGATACAAAGTGATATAGACAAATTCTTTGAGCTCTTTAAGGGCATACAACAGAACAGTATGGACGCAAGTGCAAGTGCGGGGGAGAATACCAAGGGGGAGTGGAACAGCAGCGGTGGTAATGGAAATCCAAATAATGGTGCCCAAAAAATCGGAAAGAATTTTCAAGACTGCTACATCAAGAGCAGTGACAATAAGACCAGCAGGAACAAACACGCCATGGCACAGAACAAGTTTGTCTTCAACCCAATTAAGAAGATGAAAAACCAACCCAAAATACTTAGCATGATTCAGAATATcaccaaggggaaaaaccagGAGAAGAGCATTCTCATCGATGATAATAAAGatttgaacatttttaaaagtggtGATGAGGGGGCTGCGGAGCAGACTGGCGGAGCTAAGCTCAGCAACACTAAGCTGGACAACGCCAAGTCGCTCATATCCTCCTTTAGGGAAATCCTGTCGAAGGATATTTACGACCAGGTCTTCGAGCTTATTAAGGACACCAAGAAGAAGAGTAGCGAGAATAAATACGAGTTGATGATTAGCAAAATTTTGGAGCTAGTCGTTCAGAATTTTGCTCAGGAGAGGAGGCAATCctcagagggggggaaagcagcaAATGGATCCGCTAAGCAGGGCGAGGGTGGCAAGGAGGACTCCCTGAAAGATGCCAACACCCAATCAATTGCAACGCAACATTTCAACGATGTAATGACCGCCGACCAGCTGAAGATCGTGTGGCGTATGCTGGTTAACCTCATTAACAATTTCTTTCCGGtgcaagaaaaggaaaagtgtttttttgtccttcagAAGAGGTTTAAGGAGAGGACCACCGACTTTGACGAGTTGGAGAAGTATGTGTACAATTATAGGctcgaaaaaattgaaatcaTTTAG